A region from the Poecilia reticulata strain Guanapo linkage group LG12, Guppy_female_1.0+MT, whole genome shotgun sequence genome encodes:
- the atp6v0a2a gene encoding V-type proton ATPase 116 kDa subunit a produces the protein MVFRSEEMCLAQLFLQSGSEYDCISELGELGLVEFRDLNPSVSSFQRRFVSEIKRCEEMERILGFLLREIQKAKIAVPQEDESPLAPPPRQVLEIMEQLQRLEMELSEVAKNKDKLQRNLLELTEYTHMLKITRTFIHSRSRHEALGPQYEEFPTMETDSATGSTGMQRLGAKLGFVSGLIQRVKVEAFERMLWRVCKGYTILSYTEVDESLADLDTGEISKSFVFLISFWGDQIGHKVQKICDCYHCHLYPHPENDEERADVLDSLRTRIQDLNNVLHRTDDYLRQVLQKAAESAYTWVVQVKKMKAIYHILNLCSFDVTNKCLIAEVWCPVSDLANLRGALEKGSRKGDATVPSFVNRIPSSDTPPTLLRSNKFTTGFQSIVEAYGVGDYREVSPAPYTVITFPFLFAVMFGDLGHGVIMSLFALWMVLTEKNQNKKRSSNEIWMTFFHGRYIILMMGLFSIYTGLIYNDCFSKSLNIFGSGWSVKAMFTNQQWTNKTVQTNALLTLDPNVSGVFSGPYPFGIDPIWNLAVNRLSFLNSYKMKMSVIVGVIHMSFGVVLSVFNHLHFRQKFSVYLLFLPELLFLICLFGYLVFMILYKWLAFSARNSSQAPSILIHFINMFVMQGKDVTPLYPGQTGMQVFLLLIAVMCVPVLLLGKPLYLYWQQRGGKGLRRRRGYERVRRVSEDDGSITSIHEEDEEEGFDEVTSREAPPKQFDFADVLLHQAIHTIEFCLGCISNTASYLRLWALSLAHAQLSEVLWAMVMRLGFKVTTEVGVVFLVPVFGLFAMLTVSILLVMEGLSAFLHALRLHWVEFQNKFYHGTGVKFLPFDFSQLPSVFEQDGLL, from the exons atggtgttTCGGAGTGAGGAAATGTGCTTGGCGCAATTGTTTCTGCAGTCCGGCTCTGAATATGACTGCATCAGTGAGCTGGGAGAGCTGGGGCTGGTCGAGTTCAGAGAT CTCAACCCCAGTGTCAGCTCATTCCAGCGGCGCTTTGTCAGCGAAATCAAGAGATGCGAGGAGATGGAGAGAATCCTGG GCTTCCTTTTGAGGGAGATCCAGAAGGCTAAAATCGCCGTGCCTCAAGAAGACGAGAGTCCGCTTGCTCCTCCTCCCAGACAGGTCCTGGAGATCATG GAGCAGCTTCAGAGGCTGGAGATGGAGCTCAGCGAGGTGGCGAAGAACAAAGACAAGCTTCAGAGGAACCTGCTGGAGCTCACAgaatacacacacatgctgaaGATCACCCGGACCTTCATACACAGCCGCTCCAGA CATGAAGCTCTTGGTCCCCAGTATGAGGAGTTCCCCACCATGGAGACGGACTCGGCTACAGGAAGCACTGGCATGCAGAGGCTTGGAGCTAAGCTGGG CTTTGTTTCAGGACTCATCCAGCGGGTGAAGGTCGAGGCCTTTGAGCGCATGCTGTGGAGAGTGTGCAAAGGCTACACCATCCTGAGCTACACAGAAGTGGACGAGAGCCTCGCCGATCTCGACACC GGGGAAATAAGCAAAAGCTTTGTGTTTCTCATCTCCTTTTGGGGAGACCAAATTGGACACAAAGTTCAAAAAATCTGCGACTG TTACCACTGCCACTTATATCCGCATCCTGAGAATGACGAGGAACGCGCAGACGTGTTGGACAGCTTACGAACACGGATCCAGGACCTCAACAAC GTGCTTCATCGCACCGATGACTACTTGAGGCAAGTTTTGCAGAAGGCTGCTGAGTCAGCCTACACCTGGGTTGTGCAAGTGAAAAAGATGAAGGCTATCTATCACATCCTCAACCTGTGCAGCTTTGACGTTACCAACAAGTGTCTGATTGCCGAGGTTTGGTGTCCCGTCAGTGACTTGGCAAACCTGAGGGGGGCGCTAGAAAAGGGTTCG aggAAAGGAGACGCCACTGTCCCCTCCTTTGTAAACCGCATCCCAAGCAGCGACACGCCGCCGACGCTTTTAAGATCCAACAAGTTCACCACAGGCTTTCAGAGCATCGTGGAGGCTTATGGGGTGGGGGACTACCGCGAGGTAAGCCCAG CTCCTTACACCGTCATCACGTTCCCGTTCCTGTTTGCCGTGATGTTCGGGGATCTCGGCCACGGCGTGATAATGAGCCTCTTCGCCCTGTGGATGGTGCTGACGGAGAAGAATCAGAACAAGAAGCGTTCTAGTAATGAG ATTTGGATGACGTTCTTCCACGGGCGTTACATCATCTTGATGATGGGACTTTTCTCCATCTACACCGGACTCATTTACAACGACTGTTTCTCCAAGTCTCTGAATATATTTGGCTCTGGATGGAGTGTGAAGGCTATGTTCACCAATCAGCAGTGGAC caacaaaacagtccaaacaAACGCTTTGCTCACATTAGACCCAAATGTCAGTGGTGTTTTCAGCGGACCGTATCCATTCGGCATTGATCCT ATTTGGAACCTGGCTGTGAATCGCCTGTCCTTCCTCAACTCGTACAAGATGAAGATGTCAGTCATCGTCGGCGTCATTCACATGAGCTTTGGCGTGGTGCTGAGCGTCTTCAACCACTT GCATTTCCGACAGAAATTCAGCGTTTATCTGCTGTTTCTTCCCGAGCTGCTCTTTCTGATCTGTCTCTTTGGCTACCTGGTCTTCATGATTCTCTACAAGTGGTTGGCTTTCAGTGCACGCAACTCCAGCCAGGCTCCCAGCATCCTCATCCACTTCATCAACATGTTTGTCATGCAGGGGAAGGATGTAACGCCTTTGTATCCGGGACAG ACTGGCATGCAGGTCTTCCTTCTCCTGATTGCTGTGATGTGCGTTCCCGTGTTGCTGCTGGGAAAACCTCTCTACTTGTACTGGCAGCAGCGCGGCGGCAAAGGCCTGCGCAGACGCAGA GGTTATGAGAGGGTGAGGCGTGTGAGCGAGGATGACGGCTCCATAACGTCCATTCAtgaggaggacgaagaggaaGGATTTGATGAAGTGACCAGCAGAGAAGCTCCTCCTAAGCAG TTTGATTTTGCAGACGTGCTGCTGCATCAGGCCATCCACACCATAGAGTTCTGCCTGGGCTGCATTTCCAATACTGCGTCTTACCTGCGCCTGTGGGCACTCAGCTTGGCTCACGCCC AGCTGTCAGAGGTGCTGTGGGCCATGGTGATGCGCCTGGGTTTCAAGGTCACCACAGAAGTCGGGGTGGTGTTTCTGGTCCCCGTGTTCGGCCTTTTCGCCATGCTCACTGTGTCGATCCTGCTGGTCATGGAAGGCTTGTCAGCGTTCCTCCATGCTCTGCGACTTCACTG GGTGGAGTTTCAGAACAAATTCTACCATGGAACGGGTGTCAAATTCCTGCCCTTTGACTTCTCCCAGTTGCCCTCGGTTTTTGAGCAAGACGGCTTGCTTTAA
- the nfkbil1 gene encoding NF-kappa-B inhibitor-like protein 1 isoform X1, producing the protein MVSHRQARVWRYVEDGNLLKLKSYLRKHPDLDVNFSQGKMRRSPLQLACSLEDDAAMRLLLKRGADVLYRDRRGNTALHIAANMAFVNGKTVYEDLFVPLKKKCPEALNAPNKAGLTPQDVLDLMNDSQVNNLAAGSMRHPPEADPEEDWMGKLIGACEDECFEAFGAYADDYLPVDEEEEDFGDWADRIRREYFNKKHAEAQRVASSSSKRKKDKRKQKGESTKELHERLQREHEEYLARAARKEEEIRRGKKRQYDEKCAATFSTAASASAGTKLSYSDIPWPAPRGTVREMLDVMLHGVDRKDQAAFRKAIRKQQTLWHPDKFAQRCEARLEEKDKKRILDTVTALSQELNSLAQTQKA; encoded by the exons ATGGTGTCCCACCGACAGGCCCGGGTGTGGAGGTATGTGGAAGACGGCAATCTACTGAAGCTGAAGTCGTACCTCCGAAAGCACCCGGACCTTGATGTGAACTTCTCCCAAGGAAAGATGCGGAGGAGCCCGCTGCAGCTAGCCTGCTCCCTGGAAGACGACGCTGCGATGCGGCTCCTGCTCAAACGAGGAGCCGATGTTCTCTACAGGGACCGACGGGGAAACACGGCGCTGCACATCGCCGCCAACATGGCGTTCGTAAATGGGAAAACTG TTTATGAGGACTTGTTCGTACCTCTCAAGAAAAAATGCCCAGAAGCTTTGAATGCCCCAAACAAAGCTGGACTTACACCGCAAGACGTGCTGGACTTGATGAATGATTCACAGGTGaacaacttg GCTGCAGGGAGCATGAGACATCCACCTGAGGCAGATCCTGAGGAGGACTGGATGGGGAAGCTGATTGGTGCATGCGAGGATGAATGTTTTGAAGCCTTTGGAGCATATG CTGACGATTACCTACCTGTCGACGAAGAAGAGGAAGACTTTGGCGACTGGGCGGATCGTATCAGAAGAGAGTATTTTAACAAGAAACACGCCGAAGCTCAAAGAGTGGCAAGCTCGTCTTCCAAGCGGAAGAAAGacaagaggaaacaaaaagggGAAAGCACTAAGGAGCTGCACGAAAGGTTGCAGAGAGAACACGAGGAGTACCTGGCTCGAGCGGCACGCAAAGAGGAAGAGATCCGGCGGGGAAAGAAACGGCAGTACGATGAGAAATGTGCCGCCACGTTCAGCACAGCCGCCTCAGCGTCTGCAGGCACGAAGCTGAGCTACAGCGACATCCCCTGGCCGGCTCCCAGGGGCACCGTCCGGGAGATGCTGGACGTGATGCTGCACGGCGTGGACCGAAAGGACCAGGCGGCGTTTCGCAAGGCGATCCGGAAGCAGCAGACGCTGTGGCATCCTGATAAGTTTGCCCAGCGGTGTGAGGCTCGGCTGGAGGAGAAGGACAAGAAGCGGATTCTGGACACGGTGACGGCTCTGTCGCAGGAACTCAACAGCCTGGCTCAGACACAGAAAGCTTAG
- the nfkbil1 gene encoding NF-kappa-B inhibitor-like protein 1 isoform X2 — protein MVSHRQARVWRYVEDGNLLKLKSYLRKHPDLDVNFSQGKMRRSPLQLACSLEDDAAMRLLLKRGADVLYRDRRGNTALHIAANMAFVNGKTVYEDLFVPLKKKCPEALNAPNKAGLTPQDVLDLMNDSQAAGSMRHPPEADPEEDWMGKLIGACEDECFEAFGAYADDYLPVDEEEEDFGDWADRIRREYFNKKHAEAQRVASSSSKRKKDKRKQKGESTKELHERLQREHEEYLARAARKEEEIRRGKKRQYDEKCAATFSTAASASAGTKLSYSDIPWPAPRGTVREMLDVMLHGVDRKDQAAFRKAIRKQQTLWHPDKFAQRCEARLEEKDKKRILDTVTALSQELNSLAQTQKA, from the exons ATGGTGTCCCACCGACAGGCCCGGGTGTGGAGGTATGTGGAAGACGGCAATCTACTGAAGCTGAAGTCGTACCTCCGAAAGCACCCGGACCTTGATGTGAACTTCTCCCAAGGAAAGATGCGGAGGAGCCCGCTGCAGCTAGCCTGCTCCCTGGAAGACGACGCTGCGATGCGGCTCCTGCTCAAACGAGGAGCCGATGTTCTCTACAGGGACCGACGGGGAAACACGGCGCTGCACATCGCCGCCAACATGGCGTTCGTAAATGGGAAAACTG TTTATGAGGACTTGTTCGTACCTCTCAAGAAAAAATGCCCAGAAGCTTTGAATGCCCCAAACAAAGCTGGACTTACACCGCAAGACGTGCTGGACTTGATGAATGATTCACAG GCTGCAGGGAGCATGAGACATCCACCTGAGGCAGATCCTGAGGAGGACTGGATGGGGAAGCTGATTGGTGCATGCGAGGATGAATGTTTTGAAGCCTTTGGAGCATATG CTGACGATTACCTACCTGTCGACGAAGAAGAGGAAGACTTTGGCGACTGGGCGGATCGTATCAGAAGAGAGTATTTTAACAAGAAACACGCCGAAGCTCAAAGAGTGGCAAGCTCGTCTTCCAAGCGGAAGAAAGacaagaggaaacaaaaagggGAAAGCACTAAGGAGCTGCACGAAAGGTTGCAGAGAGAACACGAGGAGTACCTGGCTCGAGCGGCACGCAAAGAGGAAGAGATCCGGCGGGGAAAGAAACGGCAGTACGATGAGAAATGTGCCGCCACGTTCAGCACAGCCGCCTCAGCGTCTGCAGGCACGAAGCTGAGCTACAGCGACATCCCCTGGCCGGCTCCCAGGGGCACCGTCCGGGAGATGCTGGACGTGATGCTGCACGGCGTGGACCGAAAGGACCAGGCGGCGTTTCGCAAGGCGATCCGGAAGCAGCAGACGCTGTGGCATCCTGATAAGTTTGCCCAGCGGTGTGAGGCTCGGCTGGAGGAGAAGGACAAGAAGCGGATTCTGGACACGGTGACGGCTCTGTCGCAGGAACTCAACAGCCTGGCTCAGACACAGAAAGCTTAG